The Chthoniobacterales bacterium genome has a window encoding:
- a CDS encoding ABC transporter permease has protein sequence MIQDFRFAFRQLIKTPGFTTVAVITLALAIGVNSAIFALINGVVLRPMVPVKPEEVVNVFTARQSANHDYRQFSYNEFRELRENAKEVFADVAALQFTVAGIGAEHEMRRSFAFLTSENFFTMMGVQPFRGRFYNAEECKPNANLPVVVASYGFWKRMGSRPDFVGSELQINGQPYTVIGISPDGFSGISALIAPDIWVPLGMFSKIGSAFSDTDVATDLAQPKNYTLNLSARLRPELTLETAKTRLPVLSQRFNAIQPPDAEFARELQIQKPSRFSLSTGPEDDGPIALIATLLMGMAGAVLLIASLNLANMLLARGTSRAKEIAVRIAIGASRWRIVRQLLCEGLLLAIAGGAVGLAVSVWCNGLMLQSLGRMLGSLNFSFVADLHPSVTVLSVTFLFCLLATLLFSLGPALKATKTDLVNDLKQQVGEPARIGRLSRFFAPRHISVMAQIALSLMLLFAAGLFFRGALKAGGLDPGFVAAGDLVTELDFSLVKKEPAEAKRLMFTAIQRARELPGVQAAAIGTMLPYGNFTNTRRIMSTRETMPTDPKAPDPGAGALFTATTPGYFDAIGVRILRGRDFTQAEAENKQAPRVAIIDESMAKKLFPNTDAIGQHVRYTQAPRDGSPNDFEVVGVVGTHRHDVQNDTLLRRIFVPLAVAQSGNVYLHVRIASKDRRAVAAMIPTVRQMLRTVDPDLPILGIAPFVDLMEKSVGLWIVRLGAVLFGVFGGIALLLAVVGVYGVKAYAVACRTREIGIRMALGARRSDVFGLIMRQGAMQTGLAVVFGLLLALAVGRVLSQILYEVSPNDPFALLASSVMLAFASLLACFFPAQRATRVTPMTALRTE, from the coding sequence ATGATCCAGGATTTTCGTTTCGCTTTCCGGCAGCTTATCAAGACGCCGGGATTTACCACTGTCGCGGTCATCACCCTGGCGCTCGCCATTGGAGTGAACTCGGCGATTTTCGCCCTCATCAACGGCGTGGTCCTCCGGCCCATGGTGCCGGTGAAACCGGAGGAAGTGGTCAACGTCTTCACCGCCCGGCAAAGCGCGAACCACGATTACCGGCAGTTTTCCTACAACGAATTTCGCGAGCTGCGCGAGAACGCGAAAGAAGTGTTCGCCGACGTGGCGGCGCTCCAGTTCACGGTCGCCGGCATCGGGGCGGAGCACGAGATGCGGCGCAGCTTTGCTTTCCTGACTTCGGAGAATTTTTTCACGATGATGGGCGTCCAGCCATTTCGCGGGCGTTTCTACAACGCCGAAGAATGCAAACCGAACGCGAATCTTCCCGTGGTCGTGGCCAGTTACGGGTTCTGGAAACGAATGGGTAGCCGCCCGGATTTTGTCGGCAGCGAGCTCCAGATCAACGGGCAGCCCTACACCGTGATCGGAATCTCGCCGGACGGGTTCAGCGGGATCAGCGCGCTCATCGCCCCCGATATCTGGGTGCCGCTCGGGATGTTTTCGAAAATCGGCTCCGCCTTTAGCGACACGGATGTCGCCACCGACCTGGCGCAGCCAAAAAATTACACGCTTAATTTGTCCGCCCGGCTTCGGCCTGAGCTGACGCTGGAGACCGCGAAAACGCGCCTGCCGGTTCTAAGCCAGCGTTTCAACGCGATCCAGCCGCCGGACGCCGAGTTCGCGCGTGAGCTCCAAATTCAAAAGCCGTCCCGGTTCAGTCTCAGCACCGGTCCGGAAGATGATGGCCCGATTGCCTTGATCGCGACGCTCCTCATGGGAATGGCGGGCGCGGTCCTCCTCATCGCGAGCCTGAACCTGGCGAACATGCTTCTGGCCCGCGGGACCTCACGCGCGAAAGAGATTGCGGTCCGGATCGCGATCGGGGCGTCGCGCTGGCGGATCGTGCGTCAGTTGCTCTGCGAAGGATTACTTCTCGCGATTGCCGGCGGTGCGGTGGGCCTGGCCGTGAGCGTCTGGTGCAACGGCCTCATGTTGCAGTCGCTCGGACGAATGCTCGGCTCCCTCAACTTTTCGTTCGTCGCCGATCTCCATCCGAGCGTGACGGTGCTTTCAGTGACCTTCCTCTTTTGCCTGCTGGCCACTTTACTCTTCAGTCTCGGGCCTGCCTTGAAGGCGACGAAGACCGATCTGGTGAACGACTTGAAACAACAGGTCGGCGAACCGGCGCGGATCGGGCGGCTCAGCCGGTTCTTCGCGCCGCGCCACATTTCGGTCATGGCCCAGATCGCCTTGTCGCTCATGCTCCTCTTTGCCGCCGGTTTGTTCTTCCGCGGTGCACTCAAGGCCGGCGGGCTCGATCCGGGATTTGTCGCGGCCGGCGATCTCGTGACGGAACTGGATTTTTCGCTCGTGAAAAAAGAGCCGGCGGAAGCGAAGCGGCTCATGTTCACGGCAATTCAACGTGCGCGCGAGTTGCCCGGAGTCCAGGCGGCGGCGATCGGAACGATGTTGCCCTACGGCAACTTCACCAATACCCGCCGGATCATGTCCACCCGCGAAACGATGCCAACCGATCCGAAAGCGCCGGACCCGGGAGCGGGCGCTTTGTTTACTGCCACGACGCCAGGTTACTTCGACGCAATCGGCGTGCGGATTCTCCGCGGCCGCGATTTCACCCAGGCCGAAGCGGAGAACAAGCAGGCGCCGCGGGTCGCGATCATTGACGAATCCATGGCGAAGAAGCTGTTCCCGAACACGGACGCCATAGGCCAGCACGTTCGTTACACGCAGGCGCCGCGGGACGGTTCGCCTAACGACTTCGAAGTGGTCGGCGTGGTCGGCACCCATCGCCACGATGTCCAGAACGACACGCTGCTCCGCCGCATTTTCGTGCCCCTGGCCGTGGCGCAAAGCGGCAATGTTTATCTCCACGTGCGGATCGCGAGCAAAGACCGGCGCGCGGTCGCGGCGATGATTCCGACCGTTCGCCAGATGCTGCGCACAGTCGATCCGGACCTGCCGATCCTCGGTATCGCGCCGTTTGTCGATCTCATGGAAAAAAGCGTTGGGCTTTGGATCGTGCGCCTCGGTGCGGTTCTGTTTGGTGTTTTTGGCGGCATCGCGCTGCTCCTCGCGGTGGTCGGCGTCTACGGCGTGAAGGCCTACGCGGTCGCGTGCCGGACCCGCGAGATCGGAATCCGAATGGCGCTCGGCGCGAGACGCAGCGACGTCTTCGGTTTGATCATGCGCCAGGGCGCGATGCAGACCGGGCTTGCGGTTGTATTCGGATTGCTTCTGGCGCTGGCGGTAGGTCGGGTGCTTTCCCAGATTCTCTACGAAGTAAGCCCCAACGATCCGTTCGCGCTCCTCGCTTCGAGTGTGATGCTCGCGTTTGCGTCGCTCCTCGCCTGTTTCTTTCCCGCGCAACGCGCGACGAGAGTCACCCCGATGACGGCGCTCAGGACGGAGTAG